The following DNA comes from Candidatus Nitrosotalea okcheonensis.
TCACAAAAATGTGTCACGATTTGTTATTGATCTGATTCTTTTGTATTTTTACTTTTATCTCATATTCACTAATAATATCAAAGATTTCCTTGGCGTATTAGCAGCTATATTCCTTCTTTATCTAATATGGGTAGTTCTACGAAATAACGAATATAAGAAAGAAACCAAAGAACAACGCAGACAAGAGCACTTTAAAATTGTCCGATCTTCTATTTTCTTTCTAGCATTCATTATTTTATGGGGATACTATAGAACCTATTTACAAGGAATCGGTGATGAGTTCCTAGGTGGAAAATTAATTGATTGGGTCATGTTAATTATAGCAACAAGTTTGAACATACTTTATAGAGTTATTTGGCCTCTCCTGTCAAAAAGATTCAGTAGTTCATTGTCATCAAAAAGTAATTAGTTCATCATGCAACTTATTTTGCAAACTGGTATCTATGTTCAATTTTTTGTTCTGGAATTTCTTTAATGTTAAAGAAAATCTTCTTTCCATGTTGTTTTGCATATTCTAATTCAAGATTTGCACCACGTGATGGTGCCAAAAGTAGTAATGCATCGCAATCCTCTAACCACGCATGATCCATTTCTATGTAATCTTCCCATTTCAAACCTTGTTTTGTTTCTTGACTTCGTAATTCTATCCAGTGAGTCAAATGTGGAAGATACGGATAATGTCCTTTTTTATAAATCGCAATAGCCGCATCAATAGCATTATTGACATTCTTCTGTATTTCTAAATCAGTAGATGCAGTATAAGGCCCTGCAACATATATTTTCATATTGTCTGCCATCATGTAAGAAAGTATCAAAAACCGGTATATAATGAATAGTTTCTTTAGGATGTGAACTATCAGTCAAACTAAAGTTCTTTGTATTAAGAAACCTGTAAAATATCTATGTAGTAAAAATTGGATTTATTCCTTTAATGTTTCATGTCTTTTTTCGAATTCTTCGATCTGTGCCTGAAATTCTACCTCCGAAATATCTGGTTGTTCACTTACCCACTGAGCTAAACTTTTAGCTTCAAGATCGTTATCACTTATGTCCTGCAAAGTTTCCACAATATCCTTGTCAAAAAATTGTCTTATTCTTTCTACTTGATAAGGTTCCAGAAATGTTCCCGCGGGACCATTAATACCAAATTTTTGTTCTATGGGAGTATACTGTAATGCAACTGGATACTCTAGAATATGCAAGATAATTACAGATTTAGCAACCTTGATCACCAACTCAGACCATTTCAATAAGGATTTTTCATTGAAGCGATTGCAAGTAGAATTGCCTAAATCCATATTAGAATGAGAACGTCCTTTGGTATGTACAAAATCTGATAACTGTTTGAAAATATTGTCTAGTTCATTAAAGATTTCATGCTTATCATCAAATTTTCTAAAGTTTTGATTGGTTTTGAGTTTTGTATACATGGTTTTTTTACGCTGGGTATTTTCAAACGAATGTAACCATTTCTGAATATCCACATGGCTTCTTCCATCAATATCCCAGTATACCGATAGAAGTCCAAGCTCCAGAACACTTCTTAATGCTATGAAGGCATGTTTGTAAAACCCAAGTTTACAAAGCATAATTGAATTTTCCAACTCGGAATTGGCTTCTACAATAGGAAACATATGACCAGACCAAAACTTTTCTACTGTCTGAGGCATCAAATCTTCAAGCGAATGGAAAACAGAGAGGAGACTCCTTATTCTAGAAGATAGATCCTTATTCGATTCCAAGTACCTGTTACTTTGTTCTAAAACTTGTAGAATATTTTCGTCTGAGTTAATTAGATGCATATGACTCTTGTTTGATTTGTTGGTAGCCATTGAATAAATTGATTTCAACTAGAATTTTGAAAATGGAAGAAATACATACGTCATTCCTCCTAAAACAATGAATACCAAGGTAAAACATGCGACACCATAATAATATGAAAATCGTATTTTTTCGTGAATTTCTTTTCTATTGGCTAATCCGCTATAAAGGAAATATCCTATTAACATACTCATCTCGATAAGAAAATTCTGACTTGTCAATTGTTTGTGAAATGCCCCGTTTATGGCATCATTAACAACAAAGGTGATCATTACCGCTAAAATTATCATAAATACTGATCTTCTCAAAATTGGCTTCTTTTTTACTATCATGGGAGCAACTCTGTCAGCAATCAGCATTACAATGAAACTCAAAATGAATATAGAAAATGAATCCAACAGTATACTATCTCATCATTACTTTAAAAATTTAGTTCTAGTTTTCATTCGTACTTTGGTATATAGTCAAACGCAGAGTCCTCATCTATACCCCAAAATGAAAATGGGATCGGCCGGATTTGAACCGACGACCTCAGGTACCCAAAACCCGAATCATGCCAAGCTAGACCACGATCCCGATGTGATTTGCACAAAAATGTCCCCAATTTAATCTTCTCACGCTGTGATGATTTTAAATAATAAACCAAATTAAGGCATAATCGTTGCAGTTACAAGATTACATCAACGCAGGAAAGATAGCATCAGAGGTGAGGGAGAACGCCAGGAGAAAAAATCATGTAGGCTCTACCCTTGAAGAGATATGCAATTCCATTGAAAAGGAAATATCAAGCAAAGGCGGCAAGTGCGCATTTCCAGTAAATGTCAGCTTGAACGAGATTGCAGCACACTATACAGCAGAACCAAATGACAAGACAATAGTCAAGGATACTGATCTCTTAAAAATTGACTTGGGTGTTCAGATAAATGGCTACATTGCAGACACTGCTGTTACAGTATGCTATGATCCAAAATATGATTATCTGGTCTTGGCAGCAGAATCGGCATTAAGGGAGGCCATGTCAATAATACGAGTCGGCACAAAATCAAGCGATGTCGGGAAAACAATAGAGAACACCACAAAGCAGATGGGCGGAATACCCATTGCAAATCTCAGTGGCCACTCTCTTGAACAATATACAATCCATGCAGGAAAATCAGTCCCAAACATATGGTCCATTGGTTCTTTTTCATTCCAGTCTACAGAGGCATATGCATGCGAGCCATTTGTCACGACTCCCGACGGGTCAGGTTTTGTGCGGGAGGGAAGAATCAGGAACATATTTTCCCTTGTTACAAGAAAAAGGACAAAGGACGAGAATGCAAACAAGATGATTGATTTCATATGGAAAAATTTCAACATGCTTCCATTTGCGCTAAGATGGCTTGTCCCAGAATATGACGAAAAGACTGCAGGAGATCTTTTAGAGATTCTAATCAAGAACAAAGTTGTCAGGTCATACCCAATACTTGTAGAGTCAAAGGGAGAGCGAGTGGCACAGGCAGAGCACACATTCATCCCTCAGGCGAACAGTGTTCTAGTGACTACTATTTCATGACATGGTTTGGAGACTAGCGAAGTACAATCTTCTTGTGCCACCACATTGTAAACAGTATCATCCCACTACCTGCAATTGCAAGACCCGCATAGACCAGCGTGCTGCCTATGCCTTGTTGCAAGACATTTGCACAGTGACATCCAGCTGGAATGCCCCCTGTTTGAGAAATGCAGTGACATGTGCCAGGCTCATACAACCCATATCCAAGTAGCGTTACAAGCAAACCCAACACAATGAGCGAGGCACCAAGTGTTTTCATGCTTTGGCATGTACGGTACCACACCATTGCTTAAAAAGTTACCTCTATATTATTTCATTTTTATGATACATGTAAAAACACAGATTATTCTACTTGACAACTTCGCCGAAGATCTTGCCTATCATCATCTGCCCGTTTCCACAGGATGGACACTTGTCAGTAGTCTTGAATACATAGTCCCCTTCCTTGAATTTTCGTTTGGATGTCTTGTTGCATGCATTGCATTGCTCTACAGTATACGGGTCAAGCACCTCTTCTTTTTTCTTGAACAGCATCATTGTGATACCCCCAGTGTATTTCCAACCCCAATGACTAGAGCACACTGACCCTGCTTGGTGTTTTCCCGTATTATATCATAAACCTGTGATGACACCTTCTCAGAAGAATCGGCAATCTCTTTTTTCATCAGCGTGATTGCCTCTTTGATTGACTGTTTTACCACTATGGCATAGATTGGGATATTGTGCTTGGTTGCAATCTCCTCTATCTGGAATCTTTCAGTCCCCACTCCCCCTATTGCAGCTCCGAACCCTTGTGCTATGGAACCCGTATCCTCGCCCTCTAGCTTCAAGGCAGCGTCAACCATCACTATAATGTCAGGCTTGTTTTCAGAAATGGTTTTCTCTAGTGTATCAGCAGGCCTTCCAACTGTTGCAGCAGGACCTTCTGCCTTCAAAAGATATAATTTTCTTCCCTCAAACTCTTTTTCACTCTGGACAGTTTCAAGTGCGACAGATTTTTTTTCTGTGCCAAGCATCATTTTGCCAACAACCATAGGGCCAATCCCATCCCCTATTGGCTGTCCCTGCTTGAATGCTGATACCGCAACCTTTAGTGCTTCGGCTTCCTCCATAATAAAAGGCATCATCATTTGCAGAGGCAGTATCAATGGAAAGTTGTTTTGTTTTTTAGCAGTAAGGAAAAAGTGTCGTACCATCTTGTACAACATGTGCAGTGTTGTTACTGCCTCCAGAATGTTGATTATCTGGCTTGCCTCCACATGGCTTAGATTTGGAGACAGTGTTTTTACCTGCGCGCGAGTCGAGTCTTCTCTTGTCCTCATGATATGTTTTATCTTTGGCACAATACCGTTTGGGTCCATGTCAGCGGGCATTATCGTAAAGTACTCAAAGTACTTGTCAAGCAATGCAGTAGGATCTGCAGTAGATTTTGTATTATTTTTCACATATGCAATCAGTTCTTTTCGCGTATCATCACGGTACATCTTGAGCTTCTCAAGCCCCTTGTTGATTTCAGACGATGTAACATAAAGCTGGATCCTCTGTCCATACAGCATAAAGACAAAGATTGGCAGGATCCAAACCATCCACATTAAGGGATTAGAGTTATCAGTAGAACCGAAAAGCTTGTCCAAATTTGTACCCAAAAAATCCATTATTCAAAAGACCCTGTTTTACCAAATTAAATCTTTCAGAGTTTGTTCTACAATCAGGTAAAATGAAAAACAGTCATCCTTCCTTGGGTGGACATGGCAATTTTTTCCTAGCAATAACATGCCAACGCATCTATTACTTTCCCTCTTTGCCATTGCTTCCCATTTCTGAAGATTCCATGTGTTGCCACATGTCCCGTGCAGAAATGCAAACACCGCATGACCAGAAGACCAAGTCCTTACCTGATGTCCTGTTTCAAGCGAGTCGACACTTTTGTCGGTCGGATGACTGTCATATAATACGTCATCGTGGAATAAAAATTGGATCAATATAGATCCGGTATGCCCAAGCGAAAAATAGTCTTTGCATACATCTGCAACATCAGAGCAAAACTTGTGAAAAAATCATTTTTTAAGCATTCAGGATGCAGATACCAGCAGTGAAACCAAGCGATGTGGGACTGAGGCTAGCAAAAATAGTAAAGTGTGCCATATCATGGGATGAACACGTACGCAATTTTTACTCAGTTGATGCGAGCTCTTACACCATAAAACCACAAGTTGTCGCATTTCCCCGCAACGAGTCTGATGTAATAAAAATTATAAAATTTGCAAAAAGATACCACATTCCAGTGACTCCCCGGGGAGCAGGCACAGGACTTGTTGGCAGTGCACTTGGAAGAGGAATTATCTTAGACATGCAAAATTTTGACAGGATAAAACTTGGAGCAAGTCATGTAGAGGTAGGAAGCGGTGTCTTCAAGGGACGCCTTGACAAAATATTAAAAAAACAAGACAGAGTCATTGGCCCTGACCCGTCAATAGGCCCATTCTGCACCATTGGCGGAATGATTGGTACCAACGCAAGCGGCATCCACTCGCTAAAGTATGGAAGTGTCATTGACAACATAATCCAGGTCAGGATGATAGGTTCTTCAGGCAATGTCATAA
Coding sequences within:
- a CDS encoding DUF4406 domain-containing protein, with the translated sequence MMADNMKIYVAGPYTASTDLEIQKNVNNAIDAAIAIYKKGHYPYLPHLTHWIELRSQETKQGLKWEDYIEMDHAWLEDCDALLLLAPSRGANLELEYAKQHGKKIFFNIKEIPEQKIEHRYQFAK
- the map gene encoding type II methionyl aminopeptidase, with protein sequence MQLQDYINAGKIASEVRENARRKNHVGSTLEEICNSIEKEISSKGGKCAFPVNVSLNEIAAHYTAEPNDKTIVKDTDLLKIDLGVQINGYIADTAVTVCYDPKYDYLVLAAESALREAMSIIRVGTKSSDVGKTIENTTKQMGGIPIANLSGHSLEQYTIHAGKSVPNIWSIGSFSFQSTEAYACEPFVTTPDGSGFVREGRIRNIFSLVTRKRTKDENANKMIDFIWKNFNMLPFALRWLVPEYDEKTAGDLLEILIKNKVVRSYPILVESKGERVAQAEHTFIPQANSVLVTTIS
- a CDS encoding DUF1512 domain-containing protein translates to MDFLGTNLDKLFGSTDNSNPLMWMVWILPIFVFMLYGQRIQLYVTSSEINKGLEKLKMYRDDTRKELIAYVKNNTKSTADPTALLDKYFEYFTIMPADMDPNGIVPKIKHIMRTREDSTRAQVKTLSPNLSHVEASQIINILEAVTTLHMLYKMVRHFFLTAKKQNNFPLILPLQMMMPFIMEEAEALKVAVSAFKQGQPIGDGIGPMVVGKMMLGTEKKSVALETVQSEKEFEGRKLYLLKAEGPAATVGRPADTLEKTISENKPDIIVMVDAALKLEGEDTGSIAQGFGAAIGGVGTERFQIEEIATKHNIPIYAIVVKQSIKEAITLMKKEIADSSEKVSSQVYDIIRENTKQGQCALVIGVGNTLGVSQ